One window of the Lepeophtheirus salmonis unplaced genomic scaffold, UVic_Lsal_1.4 unplaced_contig_16874_pilon, whole genome shotgun sequence genome contains the following:
- the LOC121131094 gene encoding uncharacterized protein — MVQSHGFRRKTRTLLRKGYGKKGLPGISKNLQVFKKGEHVDCVINSSVHKGMPHKTYHGRTGKIVVVNETTITVLFLVRVGNKVEERAINMRAEHLRKSRCNLWLIKRQKMINELRETAKSERTSFIVPKIKPQGPRKSFYLNLSEYVPEEVSFKTFNKLY, encoded by the coding sequence atggttcaAAGTCATGGATTTAGACGTAAAACAAGAACACTTTTGAGAAAAGGATATGGAAAGAAAGGACTTCCTGGCATATCAAAGAATCTCCAAGTATTCAAGAAAGGAGAACATGTGGATTGTGTGATTAATTCATCCGTACACAAAGGAATGCCACACAAGACATATCATGGAAGAACTGGAAAGATCGTTGTTGTTAATGAAACCACAATAACTGTTCTCTTCCTGGTCAGAGTTGGAAACAAGGTAGAGGAAAGAGCTATTAACATGAGAGCTGAACATCTAAGAAAAAGTAGATGTAATCTCTGGTTAATTAAAAGACAGAAGATGATAAATGAACTAAGAGAAACCGCAAAATCTGAGAGAACTTCGTTTATTGTTCCCAAGATAAAACCACAAGGGCcaagaaaaagtttttacttGAACTTATCTGAATATGTTCCTGAGGAGGTTTCATTCAAAACTTTCAATAaactttattaa